In the genome of Spirochaetia bacterium, one region contains:
- a CDS encoding GNAT family N-acetyltransferase, with protein sequence MIYTCTEADRTALLEYCSADRPMNLFIIGDIDLYGFSSSIQTIYADKDDASSICSVYLAHRTNLVINSKKKSIDNEFIKTIVEKHGITDINGDYEVIKQIKLEGFTTKKTTIASLTNMRHLCNYDEVPLLEKTDLEEFEIDASVVFGRPGHIDTMKSDYDKGCSHFYGCKAEGKLVSGAMTAAESKSVAMIVSVFTLEAYRGRHYALKTVSRLCADMLAQDKLVCLFFDNPNAAQMYHKIGFVDYGAYGMMRKDS encoded by the coding sequence ATGATATACACATGTACGGAAGCAGACAGAACGGCACTTTTGGAATATTGCTCGGCAGACAGACCGATGAATCTGTTTATCATCGGCGACATAGACCTATATGGTTTTTCAAGCAGTATCCAGACCATCTATGCAGACAAGGATGATGCAAGCTCCATCTGTTCTGTCTACTTGGCACATAGGACCAATCTCGTCATCAATTCAAAAAAGAAATCCATTGACAATGAGTTCATCAAGACAATAGTCGAAAAACATGGCATCACCGATATCAACGGTGACTATGAGGTAATCAAACAGATAAAACTGGAAGGTTTCACTACTAAGAAAACAACCATTGCAAGCCTGACCAATATGAGACACCTGTGTAACTATGATGAAGTGCCATTGCTGGAAAAAACAGATCTTGAAGAGTTTGAAATAGACGCTTCTGTAGTTTTCGGCCGTCCAGGACATATAGACACAATGAAAAGTGATTATGACAAGGGTTGCTCACATTTCTATGGTTGCAAAGCAGAAGGAAAACTGGTAAGCGGTGCCATGACAGCAGCAGAATCAAAGAGTGTTGCCATGATCGTAAGTGTATTTACCCTTGAAGCTTACCGTGGCAGACATTATGCACTCAAGACGGTAAGTCGTCTCTGTGCGGATATGCTTGCACAAGACAAGCTTGTCTGCCTGTTCTTTGATAATCCCAATGCAGCACAAATGTATCATAAGATTGGTTTTGTTGACTATGGTGCCTATGGTATGATGAGAAAAGATAGCTGA
- a CDS encoding sensor domain-containing diguanylate cyclase, protein MTSRQETLLKNALLSLEHDPDGIFWVDIYGQTVYVNDAACKLLGYSKEELLHMRVRDFDPNVTEEDFGPDGRIPRMVLSKQTTHLETTQQHKDGHLVPVEISMSILNKGGEVYLVSCFVRDLTSQKEAEKRLKEEIEERKSTEQKLENLNKRLGKMVYTDQLTELWTRRYFFAIINKKISKANRHQMNLSMLLLDIDHFKAINDTYGHLIGDAVLVELATLLRHHVAATDSIIRWGGEEFIVILSETDQEHAFDLAENLRSLIAQNDFHTDLPVTVSIGVAQFIPLETVDTWITRTDKALYAAKNAGRNRISTAERPLIGTTATEIQVEEGDINPEN, encoded by the coding sequence ATGACTTCACGACAAGAAACATTGCTTAAAAATGCATTGCTAAGTCTCGAACATGACCCGGATGGAATTTTTTGGGTCGATATCTATGGACAAACAGTCTATGTCAATGATGCTGCCTGTAAATTGCTTGGTTATAGCAAGGAAGAATTACTGCACATGAGAGTAAGGGATTTCGATCCGAATGTAACGGAAGAAGATTTCGGCCCAGATGGCAGGATCCCACGTATGGTCCTTTCAAAACAAACGACACACTTGGAAACGACCCAGCAACACAAAGACGGACATCTTGTTCCTGTTGAAATTTCCATGAGTATCCTCAACAAAGGAGGCGAAGTTTATTTGGTAAGTTGTTTTGTACGGGACCTTACAAGTCAGAAAGAAGCTGAAAAACGCCTCAAAGAAGAGATAGAGGAAAGAAAATCAACAGAACAAAAGCTGGAAAACCTGAACAAGCGTCTCGGGAAAATGGTCTATACGGACCAACTTACCGAACTTTGGACCCGTAGATATTTCTTTGCCATCATCAACAAAAAAATCAGCAAGGCAAACAGACATCAGATGAATCTCTCAATGCTATTGCTGGACATAGATCATTTCAAGGCAATCAATGATACTTACGGACATTTGATAGGTGATGCCGTATTGGTCGAGCTTGCAACGCTGCTTAGGCATCATGTCGCTGCTACCGATTCCATCATTCGATGGGGAGGCGAAGAATTCATCGTCATCCTTTCGGAAACAGACCAAGAGCATGCATTCGACCTTGCGGAAAACCTACGGTCACTCATCGCCCAAAATGATTTTCATACCGATCTGCCGGTAACTGTCAGCATCGGAGTGGCACAATTCATACCTTTGGAAACGGTAGATACATGGATTACAAGGACAGATAAAGCTCTGTATGCAGCAAAGAATGCAGGACGAAACAGAATCTCTACAGCAGAACGACCTCTCATCGGAACCACTGCAACTGAAATACAGGTTGAGGAAGGCGATATCAATCCAGAAAATTGA
- a CDS encoding NAD(P)H-dependent oxidoreductase, translating into MNVGIIILSNTGNTLAVAQKLKNSFTAKGQTVSLEQITAESNDPNTPAGKQLKDCPDTKPYDVLIFGSPVWAFSIPSVMKAYLSQASSMEGKKVGCFVTQHFSKAWMGGNHTIKQMKSLCMAKGATIFATGVINWSNKAKEDQITELIEKMTKL; encoded by the coding sequence ATGAACGTAGGTATTATTATTCTTTCAAATACTGGCAATACATTGGCAGTAGCCCAGAAGCTCAAGAATAGCTTCACAGCAAAAGGACAGACAGTATCCCTGGAACAGATAACCGCTGAGAGTAATGATCCGAATACTCCGGCAGGGAAACAGTTGAAAGACTGTCCTGACACAAAGCCTTATGATGTCCTTATCTTCGGTAGTCCAGTATGGGCTTTTTCCATACCTTCTGTAATGAAAGCATATCTATCCCAAGCCTCTTCCATGGAAGGCAAAAAGGTCGGTTGCTTCGTCACCCAGCATTTTTCAAAGGCTTGGATGGGTGGAAACCACACCATCAAGCAAATGAAATCTCTCTGTATGGCAAAGGGTGCCACAATCTTTGCAACAGGAGTAATCAACTGGTCCAACAAAGCAAAAGAGGATCAAATTACAGAATTGATAGAAAAGATGACAAAGCTATGA
- a CDS encoding DEAD/DEAH box helicase encodes MKRIFEFRNQLIENFTNFSTSFTKVKAEDIRKKLNDSKTTNKFWPEPLIQINPHYRKGHTIAELVTSGMLQPECNKIFRFGNISLKLFAHQEQAILFAEHKESFVVTTGTGSGKSLAFFVPIIDTIIREKKNKAANRTRAIIVYPMNALANSQLGEINKFLHNYPQCNITVCRYTGQENTAERTRIANNPPDILLTNYMMLELLLTRSEPNDRNIIEHSKHLEFLVLDELHTYRGRQGADVAMLIRRVRQRLEATDLVCIGTSATMSTIGEGNDREKAVAEVASLLFGITIPPSKIITEKLKRVTPENQSIHPQKLHDRIISNVPFSNNYDTLAKDELSIWIELTLSINLSSKEAPKRAIPLSLSEITKRLSKTASIPEEHAKKVLIEFLTHCEHVKKDNEPLFAFKLHQFISGPGFLLTTLEPQGKRIITVEEQQFAPGKSKDKIRLFRTYFCRDCGQEFIPVWFDSHSNKFTPRPIDEKPTQDDGPSFGYLIPWDDKQLFQGTTDGLPDSWLETKTNGTESVIHNKTHFIPIDRTVAPDGTISTSGTRYWFIEGPARFCPSCGIEFEPRAHENNKLVGLSGEGRTTATTVITINLLYQLFSEEQDRDKRKLLGFTDNRQDAALQAGHFNDFVYLVMIRSALLAALEKEQGPLTIDNIAHRMFGVLGFLDTDNTEVLSEYLLNPNIAPNIQEGIEEAAEGILTYRVLHDLERGWKYSNPNLIQLGLLEINYNNLDILITDENLTSNYPLLGKLAPTVRKKLFLILFNTLRETFCISSRYLDNILLTKCKNQTYNRVTDRWELQNQEKLHLGNRLVCGKRPSAQQTGALFRYYSGSSSSRLGQRLRKVLAEKDSPWSRETGTTINKVAKQLIGELLETAEVYGLVIKQKEFQKKKEIISWQLSDTAMSWNLGKPSNEGKWANRFFSTLYRTLANQFQQKNYMIFGFEAAEHTAQVEQERRIELEQRFRFSKTDKTAWETHHQGNHLKPLPVLYCSPTMELGIDISSLNTVYLRNVPPTPANYAQRSGRAGRSGQAALVITYCAAQSPHDQWFFHHSEQMIHGIVKTPSLDLSNRNLIESHFLAVWFACANCPIISSVNEVLDNEKVDQGLPVKEEIKAKLVDPQTIKNAKSMVIALAKDLQDTLSNQQIPWLDTVYVQHIIDGAFERFDHAFDMWRNLYISTKKQIETAAKVMVNPMTTKKKRDTYQRISIDASKQLNLLLGSNSANGPSSDFYIYRYLAGQGFLPGYNFPRLPLLAWLPSPTQEDNKDNQNTITISRPRFLALSEFGPDSLIYHEGKIFKVVKVKFNATETTSSSTGNFKLSTSNITICNKCGYGILSTNGTETVIDRCPRCNAPLDDLGLITSLYRIETVETKLTERISLNDEERQRQGYDMQITFAFDNKQTKSHLEWSVTSKEGKDFVQFLYAPDATLYKINKGWKRRTNKNIMGFLIDPQTGLWLRESNSLESNANNEIPAIDHVESQRIVPFVEDYKNILLFEPLEPLSQTTMVTLQAALKRGIEEVFQLEESELAVEPLPSADIRKQILFFEASEGGAGVLSQIAGNDKAISDIAKKALEIMHYKPDLCNELTVKEIASTDADAPCETGCYHCLLSYQNQTDHQFINRKDPDTLRILIALINGTRKTSVKTSDSFNNQSSSFLHLLETLGYPSKEYKRKVLHNGTEIPLYNASRRLCLFFTAPEEKIISYLKEKVLLVIILGNNPDDWEEKIRHNKTIFAVGEKVE; translated from the coding sequence ATGAAACGTATATTTGAATTCCGAAACCAATTAATAGAGAATTTTACTAACTTCTCAACAAGCTTTACAAAAGTAAAAGCAGAAGATATCAGAAAAAAGCTTAATGATAGTAAAACAACAAATAAGTTTTGGCCGGAGCCACTTATACAAATCAATCCTCATTATAGGAAAGGTCACACCATTGCAGAATTAGTTACATCAGGGATGCTACAACCTGAATGTAATAAGATATTTCGCTTCGGTAATATCAGTCTAAAATTGTTTGCTCATCAAGAACAGGCTATACTTTTTGCTGAACATAAAGAAAGTTTCGTCGTAACTACAGGAACTGGTTCTGGCAAAAGTTTAGCCTTTTTTGTCCCAATAATTGATACAATCATTCGGGAAAAGAAAAATAAAGCGGCAAATAGAACCAGAGCAATCATTGTGTACCCAATGAATGCTTTAGCAAACAGCCAATTAGGAGAAATCAACAAATTCCTTCACAATTATCCACAATGCAATATTACTGTTTGCCGTTACACCGGGCAGGAAAACACAGCAGAACGAACAAGAATTGCAAATAATCCACCTGATATCCTATTGACAAATTACATGATGTTAGAATTACTTTTGACACGGTCCGAACCAAATGATAGAAATATCATAGAACACAGCAAACATTTGGAATTTCTTGTGTTGGATGAATTGCATACCTACAGAGGTAGACAAGGCGCAGATGTTGCAATGCTTATAAGACGAGTCCGTCAACGGCTTGAAGCTACAGATTTGGTATGCATTGGAACTTCTGCCACTATGTCAACAATTGGAGAAGGAAATGATAGAGAAAAAGCAGTAGCGGAAGTAGCTTCACTGCTGTTTGGCATAACAATTCCCCCTTCAAAAATAATTACGGAAAAATTAAAACGGGTTACACCGGAAAATCAATCAATTCATCCTCAAAAACTACATGATAGAATTATCAGTAACGTACCTTTTTCAAATAATTATGATACCCTTGCAAAAGATGAATTATCAATCTGGATTGAACTGACTTTAAGTATAAATTTAAGTTCAAAAGAAGCTCCCAAAAGAGCAATTCCTTTATCTTTATCAGAAATTACCAAACGTTTATCAAAAACTGCATCAATTCCAGAAGAGCATGCAAAGAAAGTATTAATCGAATTCCTTACCCATTGTGAACACGTAAAAAAAGACAATGAGCCCCTTTTTGCATTCAAACTTCATCAATTCATTTCTGGACCAGGTTTTCTACTTACAACCCTTGAACCCCAAGGTAAACGAATTATTACAGTTGAAGAACAACAATTTGCTCCAGGAAAATCCAAAGATAAAATCAGATTGTTCAGAACCTATTTTTGCAGAGATTGTGGACAAGAATTCATTCCTGTTTGGTTTGATTCTCATTCGAATAAATTTACACCTCGTCCAATTGACGAAAAACCGACACAAGACGACGGCCCTTCTTTCGGATATCTTATACCTTGGGATGACAAACAGCTCTTTCAAGGAACCACAGATGGTCTTCCTGATTCTTGGCTTGAAACAAAAACAAATGGCACTGAATCCGTTATACATAATAAAACACATTTCATTCCAATAGATAGAACTGTTGCTCCAGACGGAACTATTTCCACATCAGGAACACGATATTGGTTTATTGAAGGTCCAGCACGCTTTTGTCCTTCATGCGGTATAGAATTTGAACCTCGGGCACATGAAAATAACAAATTAGTGGGTTTATCAGGCGAAGGCAGAACAACAGCCACCACAGTAATTACCATTAACCTTCTTTATCAATTATTTTCAGAAGAACAAGATAGAGATAAGCGGAAATTATTGGGTTTTACTGACAACAGGCAGGATGCAGCTCTTCAAGCTGGACATTTCAATGACTTTGTTTATCTTGTAATGATACGAAGTGCTTTGTTAGCAGCATTGGAAAAGGAACAAGGGCCTTTAACTATCGACAACATTGCTCACAGGATGTTTGGCGTCTTGGGATTTTTGGATACTGACAATACTGAAGTTTTATCAGAATATTTACTTAATCCAAATATTGCACCGAATATTCAAGAAGGAATTGAAGAAGCTGCAGAAGGAATTCTTACTTATCGCGTGTTACATGATTTGGAAAGAGGCTGGAAATACAGTAATCCCAATCTTATACAATTGGGATTATTGGAAATTAATTACAACAATCTAGATATTTTGATAACAGACGAAAATCTCACTAGTAACTATCCTTTACTTGGCAAACTTGCCCCAACTGTCCGAAAAAAACTATTTTTAATCCTATTTAATACGCTAAGAGAAACTTTCTGTATAAGTTCAAGATATCTTGACAATATTTTACTAACAAAATGTAAAAACCAAACCTATAATCGAGTTACTGATCGTTGGGAATTACAAAATCAAGAAAAACTACATTTAGGAAATCGACTGGTATGCGGGAAACGACCTTCGGCACAGCAAACAGGAGCTTTGTTCAGATACTATAGCGGAAGTTCATCATCTCGATTAGGCCAACGTTTAAGAAAAGTTCTTGCAGAGAAAGATAGTCCCTGGAGCAGAGAGACTGGAACAACAATCAACAAAGTAGCAAAGCAACTTATTGGGGAACTTTTGGAAACAGCAGAAGTATATGGACTAGTAATAAAACAAAAAGAATTCCAAAAGAAAAAAGAAATTATCAGCTGGCAATTGTCTGATACTGCCATGAGTTGGAATCTAGGAAAACCAAGTAATGAAGGAAAATGGGCTAACCGTTTCTTTTCTACGCTTTATCGAACCTTAGCTAATCAATTTCAACAAAAAAATTATATGATATTTGGGTTTGAAGCTGCAGAACATACAGCACAAGTAGAACAAGAACGAAGAATTGAATTAGAACAACGCTTCAGATTTTCAAAAACTGATAAAACTGCATGGGAAACACATCATCAGGGCAATCACCTCAAGCCATTACCAGTGTTATACTGCTCTCCTACAATGGAACTTGGCATCGATATTTCCTCGCTAAATACAGTATATCTACGTAATGTACCGCCAACACCTGCAAATTATGCCCAACGATCTGGACGAGCAGGAAGATCAGGACAAGCGGCTTTGGTTATTACATATTGTGCAGCACAAAGCCCTCATGACCAATGGTTTTTTCATCATAGTGAACAAATGATACATGGAATCGTAAAAACACCATCCTTAGATCTTTCAAATAGAAATCTCATTGAAAGTCATTTCCTTGCTGTTTGGTTTGCCTGTGCAAACTGTCCAATTATTTCTTCTGTTAATGAAGTCTTGGATAATGAAAAAGTCGATCAAGGATTACCAGTCAAAGAAGAAATCAAAGCAAAATTAGTGGATCCACAAACCATCAAAAATGCAAAATCTATGGTCATTGCTTTAGCAAAAGACCTACAAGATACTCTGAGCAATCAACAAATACCTTGGTTGGATACTGTCTACGTCCAACACATAATTGACGGAGCCTTTGAACGCTTTGACCATGCCTTTGACATGTGGAGAAATCTGTATATCTCAACTAAAAAACAAATTGAAACTGCCGCTAAAGTAATGGTAAATCCTATGACGACAAAGAAGAAAAGAGATACTTACCAACGAATCAGCATAGATGCTAGCAAACAGTTAAATTTATTATTAGGATCGAATTCTGCTAATGGCCCTTCTTCAGATTTTTATATTTACCGTTATTTAGCCGGACAAGGTTTTCTACCAGGCTATAACTTCCCTAGACTTCCTTTGCTCGCTTGGTTACCCAGCCCTACTCAGGAAGATAACAAAGATAATCAAAACACGATAACAATAAGCCGTCCAAGATTTCTTGCTTTATCCGAATTTGGTCCAGATAGTCTAATCTACCATGAAGGTAAAATCTTCAAGGTTGTAAAAGTAAAATTCAATGCCACAGAGACAACTTCTTCTTCTACAGGCAACTTTAAACTTTCGACTTCGAATATTACCATTTGCAATAAATGTGGTTATGGAATTCTTTCTACAAACGGCACGGAAACCGTCATTGATCGCTGTCCTAGATGTAATGCTCCTTTGGATGACTTAGGCCTAATTACCTCATTATATCGTATTGAAACGGTGGAAACAAAACTTACAGAACGTATCTCTCTCAACGATGAAGAACGACAACGTCAAGGTTATGATATGCAAATTACATTTGCATTTGATAACAAACAGACGAAAAGCCATTTAGAGTGGTCTGTTACATCAAAAGAAGGAAAAGATTTTGTTCAATTTCTCTATGCCCCTGATGCTACACTTTATAAAATCAATAAAGGTTGGAAACGTAGAACTAATAAAAATATTATGGGATTTCTCATTGATCCACAAACAGGCCTTTGGCTACGTGAATCTAACAGTTTGGAATCCAATGCCAATAATGAAATCCCTGCCATTGACCATGTTGAATCGCAACGAATTGTCCCATTTGTAGAAGACTACAAAAATATATTATTATTTGAACCTCTGGAGCCACTTTCTCAAACTACTATGGTTACATTGCAAGCGGCTTTAAAGCGAGGTATTGAAGAAGTCTTCCAATTAGAAGAATCTGAATTAGCAGTGGAACCCTTGCCTTCTGCAGATATAAGGAAACAAATTTTGTTCTTTGAAGCTTCAGAGGGAGGTGCAGGTGTTCTTAGTCAAATTGCAGGTAATGATAAGGCAATATCTGATATTGCAAAGAAAGCATTGGAAATCATGCACTATAAACCAGATTTATGCAACGAACTTACTGTTAAAGAAATTGCGTCAACAGATGCAGATGCCCCCTGTGAAACAGGTTGTTACCATTGCCTACTATCTTACCAAAACCAAACTGATCACCAGTTTATCAATCGAAAAGACCCTGATACTCTTCGTATTCTTATTGCATTAATAAATGGAACAAGGAAAACATCCGTAAAAACATCTGATAGTTTTAATAATCAGTCTTCAAGTTTTTTACATCTTCTTGAAACGCTTGGTTATCCTTCAAAAGAATATAAAAGAAAAGTATTACATAATGGTACAGAAATTCCTCTTTATAATGCGTCAAGAAGACTTTGTCTTTTTTTTACTGCGCCAGAAGAAAAAATCATCTCCTATCTGAAAGAAAAAGTATTGCTAGTTATTATACTTGGAAACAACCCTGATGACTGGGAAGAAAAGATCCGGCATAATAAAACCATATTCGCAGTTGGAGAAAAAGTCGAATGA
- a CDS encoding DEAD/DEAH box helicase — protein MNENLFTPGNLVCARGRNWVVQSGSNIQELRLRPLTGSEDEEIFLSPALETEKIQQAFFPDPSPDQIGSLRSGILFREATMIKLINGAGPFRCFGHIAIEPRAYQLVPLLMALKMDTIRLLIADDVGIGKTIEAGLIVRELWDRFEITQLAVLCPPHLVSQWVKELNEHFHLPAIGLTASSVFALERNLPVGASLSDKYPVLVVSLDYIKNNRHLNNFLSSAPDCIIVDEAHTCTLKSNERNLRYELLQQLSRKKTRHMIFLTATPHSGDDEAFYNLLGLLDEKYNLLADGKKHIELRSDLALHFVQRRRQDILEYQENMSFPQKVQKEVAYKLTTQWEAFFESVRRYCAKLGKQYEEMGKQNTMIWYATLALFRCAASSPDAAIQALTTRKQHEEEVPLADEDVLDMDEVADDGNVSGFYSNNDSAIRALLHDAKALKREEDSKLNCLIQNLKHDILDEGYHPVIFCRYISTAKYVGNALKDYLPKKYEISVITGELTPAERQERIETLKDVSYPILVSTDCLSEGINLQENFNAVIHYDLAWNPTRHEQREGRIDRFGQSSSQVRCLMLYGEDNPIDGFILRVIVKKAKTIKDTLGVLVPIPENNAAISHALLRAMFLKKSMQTDKQLEFDFGEIDEAAKILETPWEDAMEKAKKNRTIFAQHSLHPENVLPEWDRQKKVLGIAIEDIEDFVSFILKRLGCGLTKEGNNRWLFNPTDMPQSLRKMFKSIGIEKPMSISFKFPAPFGSTFIHRSHPLVQLLATYFMESILSENSQQALFTGRCSVAETSAVKEVHTLYLVRLRHQVTTQLNTTIRCVMAEEIVLLACKGYTSPQWLEEDSALPLLNHNSEVNLNERLKKTQIEHALAFYHKEKNAITEICMRHSGDLLEDNRRVRSAAAGKGQMSVKPCIPPDLLGVYVLLPSNKEL, from the coding sequence ATGAACGAAAATTTATTTACACCTGGTAATCTTGTCTGTGCGAGAGGAAGAAACTGGGTAGTACAATCTGGTTCAAACATACAAGAACTTCGGTTACGTCCTCTGACCGGTTCAGAGGATGAAGAAATATTTCTTTCACCTGCACTTGAAACAGAAAAAATACAACAAGCATTTTTTCCTGATCCTTCTCCTGACCAAATAGGCAGCCTGCGTTCTGGAATATTATTCAGAGAAGCAACAATGATAAAATTGATAAATGGAGCCGGTCCTTTTCGCTGTTTCGGGCATATTGCAATCGAACCACGCGCCTATCAGTTAGTTCCGTTATTAATGGCCTTAAAGATGGATACTATCAGATTATTGATTGCAGATGATGTGGGAATTGGCAAAACAATAGAAGCTGGTTTAATTGTAAGGGAATTATGGGATCGCTTTGAAATTACTCAACTTGCAGTGCTGTGTCCCCCTCATCTTGTCAGCCAATGGGTAAAGGAACTCAATGAACATTTCCATCTCCCTGCCATAGGTCTGACAGCTTCATCCGTTTTTGCCTTAGAAAGAAATCTGCCAGTCGGTGCATCACTGTCTGACAAATATCCTGTTTTGGTTGTTTCCTTAGATTATATAAAAAATAATCGGCATCTGAACAATTTTCTTTCATCTGCACCAGATTGCATTATAGTCGATGAAGCCCATACGTGTACATTGAAAAGCAATGAACGTAATCTTCGATATGAATTACTCCAACAATTGTCAAGAAAAAAGACAAGACATATGATTTTCCTTACTGCAACTCCTCATTCAGGTGATGATGAAGCATTTTATAATCTGCTTGGTTTACTAGATGAAAAGTATAACCTGTTGGCTGATGGTAAAAAACATATAGAACTAAGATCTGATCTTGCATTGCATTTTGTGCAACGACGTCGGCAAGATATTCTAGAATATCAAGAAAATATGTCATTCCCACAGAAAGTACAAAAAGAAGTTGCGTATAAGCTGACTACTCAATGGGAAGCTTTTTTTGAAAGTGTACGCAGATATTGTGCAAAACTAGGAAAACAGTATGAAGAAATGGGAAAGCAAAATACCATGATTTGGTATGCAACGCTTGCACTTTTCCGTTGTGCAGCATCGAGCCCTGATGCTGCTATACAAGCACTGACAACAAGAAAACAGCATGAAGAAGAAGTCCCTTTGGCTGATGAAGATGTCCTTGATATGGATGAAGTTGCAGACGATGGCAATGTATCTGGTTTCTACAGCAATAATGATTCTGCAATTAGGGCGCTGCTCCATGATGCAAAGGCTTTGAAACGTGAAGAAGATTCTAAATTAAATTGCCTCATACAAAACTTGAAACATGATATATTGGATGAAGGTTATCATCCTGTTATTTTTTGTCGGTATATTTCAACAGCCAAGTATGTAGGCAACGCCCTAAAAGACTACTTACCTAAAAAATATGAAATCAGCGTCATTACCGGAGAACTTACACCTGCAGAACGACAAGAGCGAATTGAAACTCTCAAGGATGTATCTTATCCCATCCTTGTATCGACTGATTGTCTATCTGAAGGAATTAATTTACAAGAAAATTTTAATGCAGTCATTCATTATGATTTGGCATGGAATCCGACACGACATGAGCAAAGAGAAGGACGTATAGACAGATTTGGACAAAGCTCGTCTCAAGTACGTTGTCTCATGCTTTATGGTGAAGATAACCCAATAGACGGTTTTATACTTCGAGTCATTGTAAAGAAAGCAAAAACTATTAAGGATACTTTGGGTGTATTAGTGCCAATTCCTGAAAATAATGCAGCTATCAGTCACGCCTTGCTTCGAGCGATGTTTTTAAAAAAATCTATGCAGACAGACAAGCAACTTGAATTTGACTTCGGAGAAATTGATGAAGCAGCAAAGATTCTCGAGACACCTTGGGAAGATGCAATGGAAAAAGCCAAGAAAAACAGAACAATCTTCGCTCAACATTCTTTGCATCCTGAAAATGTTTTACCAGAATGGGATCGTCAGAAAAAAGTTTTAGGAATTGCTATAGAAGACATAGAAGATTTTGTTTCCTTTATTCTTAAACGTTTAGGTTGTGGTTTGACAAAAGAAGGCAATAACCGATGGCTATTCAATCCAACCGACATGCCACAATCGCTTAGAAAAATGTTCAAATCAATAGGAATAGAAAAACCAATGAGTATATCTTTTAAGTTTCCTGCTCCTTTTGGAAGTACATTTATCCATCGCAGTCATCCTTTAGTACAGTTGCTAGCAACTTATTTTATGGAATCGATTCTATCAGAAAATTCTCAACAGGCCCTTTTTACGGGGCGTTGTTCGGTCGCCGAAACCTCTGCAGTGAAAGAAGTGCATACTTTGTATCTCGTTCGTCTGCGGCATCAGGTTACCACTCAACTCAATACAACCATTCGTTGTGTTATGGCCGAAGAAATAGTTTTGCTCGCTTGTAAAGGCTATACATCCCCACAATGGTTAGAAGAAGATTCAGCACTTCCTTTACTTAACCACAACAGTGAAGTAAATCTAAACGAAAGATTAAAAAAAACACAAATTGAACACGCCTTGGCTTTCTACCATAAAGAAAAAAATGCAATCACTGAAATTTGTATGAGACACTCTGGCGACCTCCTTGAAGATAACCGAAGAGTACGCAGTGCAGCAGCAGGGAAAGGACAAATGAGTGTAAAACCATGTATACCACCGGATTTACTTGGAGTCTATGTTCTGCTTCCTAGCAACAAGGAGTTATAG